A DNA window from Drosophila pseudoobscura strain MV-25-SWS-2005 chromosome 2, UCI_Dpse_MV25, whole genome shotgun sequence contains the following coding sequences:
- the sim gene encoding protein single-minded isoform X3, which yields MKEKSKNAARTRREKENTEFCELAKLLPLPAAITSQLDKASVIRLTTSYLKMRQVFPDGLGEAWGSSPAMQRGATIKELGSHLLQTLDGFIFVVAPDGKIMYISETASVHLGLSQVELTGNSIFEYIHSYDQDEMNAILSLHPHMHQHPLAQTHTPIGSPNGVQHPSVYGHDRGSHTIEIEKTFFLRMKCVLAKRNAGLTTSGFKVIHCSGYLKARIYPDCGDGQGSLIQNLGLVAVGHSLPSSAITEIKLHQNMFMFRAKLDMKLIFFDARVSQLTGYEPQDLIEKTLYQYIHAADIMAMRCSHQILLYKGQVTTKYYRFLTKGGGWVWVQSYATLVHNSRSSREVFIVSVNYVLSEREVKDLVLNEIQTGVVKREPISPAAQAAAAAAAAAQAVASVPVPVPVSVSLPVSVPVVVPQCASVAAPAPGTPVSLALSASPKLDPYFEPELPLSVQPQPPNAVTPVPANNNPSSNNNNGVWHHHQMQQQQQQQQGGSMDHDSLSYTQLYPPLNDLVVSSSSSVGGGTGSSAGGGSSASASSSGVYSTEMQYPDTTTGSMYYNNNNHYYYDFDATVDVATSMIRPFSANSNSCSSSSESERQLSTGNASIVNGTSPSQTTYSDLSHNFELSYFSDNSSQQQQQQHLMEHQHLQQQQHQRLQTQQQQQQQHQQYQQSQYGMPHHQQQQQQQQQQQQQQRVVSDFAESFKSVNAAAAAAAVVATPHYTSVIVEPQHYIPNDFVH from the exons ATGAAGGAGAAAAGCAAAAATGCGGCACGCACGCGACGTGAAAAGGAAAACACGGAATTCTGCGAATTGGCCAAATTATTGCCACTGCCAGCGGCGATTACATCACAGCTGGACAAGGCCTCCGTCATCCGGCTGACCACATCCTATTTGAAAATGCGCCAAGTGTTTCCCGATG GACTCGGCGAAGCTTGGGGCTCCTCGCCGGCCATGCAGCGCGGGGCCACCATCAAGGAGCTGGGCTCCCATCTGCTGCAGACGCTGGACGGCTTCATCTTTGTGGTGGCGCCGGATGGCAAAATCATGTACATCTCGGAAACGGCCTCCGTGCACTTGGGCCTTAGTCAG GTGGAGCTGACGGGAAACTCGATATTCGAGTACATACACAGCTACGATCAGGACGAGATGAATGCCATACTGTCGCTCCATCCGCACATGCACCAGCATCCA CTGGCACAGACGCACACGCCCATCGGAAGTCCCAATGGTGTCCAGCACCCGTCCGTCTACGGCCACGACCGCGGCTCGCACACCATCGAGATCGAGAAGACCTTCTTCCTCCGCATGAAGTGTGTCCTGGCCAAGAGGAACGCGGGCCTCACCACCTCCGGCTTCAAG GTGATACACTGCTCTGGCTATCTGAAGGCTCGCATCTATCCCGACTGTGGGGATGGACAGGGTAGCCTGATACAGAATCTCGGCCTGGTGGCCGTGGGTCACTCGCTGCCTTCCTCTGCCATTACAGAAATCAAGCTGCACCAGAACATGTTCATGTTTCGGGCGAAGCTGGACATGAAACTGATCTTCTTCGATGCGCG AGTATCGCAGCTAACCGGATACGAGCCGCAGGACCTCATTGAGAAGACGCTGTACCAGTACATCCATGCCGCGGACATCATGGCCATGCGCTGCTCCCATCAAATCC TGCTGTACAAAGGACAAGTTACCACCAAATATTACCGCTTCCTGACCAAGGGCGGCGGCTGGGTCTGGGTGCAATCCTACGCCACGCTGGTGCACAACTCGCGCTCCTCGCGCGAGGTCTTCATTGTGAGCGTCAACTACGTGCTGAGCGAACGAGAGGTCAAAGACTTGGTGCTGAACGAGATTCAGACGGGCGTGGTGAAGCGGGAGCCGATCTCGCCGGCTGCCcaggcagccgcagcggcggcggcggcggctcaaGCGGTTGCCTCCGTCCCCGTTCCCGTACCCGTATCAGTATCCCTGCCCGTGTCCGTGCCAGTGGTGGTGCCACAGTGTGCGAGTGTAGCGGCTCCGGCGCCGGGCACGCCGGTCAGCCTGGCCCTGAGTGCCAGTCCCAAGTTGGATCCCTACTTTGAGCCGGAACTACCGCTCTCCgtgcagccgcagccgcccAATGCCGTTACGCCCGTGCCGGCCAACAACAatcccagcagcaacaacaacaatggggtgtggcaccaccaccagatgcagcagcagcaacagcagcagcagggaggcAGCATGGACCACGACAGCCTCAGCTACACGCAGCTGTACCCGCCGCTGAACGACCTGGTGgtcagctccagcagcagcgtggGCGGGGGCACAGGCTCCAGCGCCGGCGGCGGATCAAGTGCCTCAGCGTCGTCCTCCGGAGTCTACTCCACGGAGATGCAGTATCCGGACACCACAACGGGCAGCAtgtactacaacaacaacaaccactacTACTACGACTTCGATGCCACTGTGGACGTGGCCACCTCCATGATCCGCCCCTTCTCGGCCAACTCGAACAGCTGTTCGAGCAGCTCGGAGAGCGAGCGCCAGCTCTCCACAGGGAACGCGTCGATCGTGAACGGCACCTCGCCCTCGCAGACCACCTACAGCGATCTGAGCCACAACTTCGAGCTGAGCTACTTCTCCGACAACAgttcgcagcagcagcagcaacagcatctgATGGAGCATCAGcacttgcaacagcagcagcatcagcgtcTGCAgacgcaacagcagcagcagcagcagcaccagcaataCCAACAGTCACAGTACGGAATGCCCcaccatcaacagcagcagcagcagcaacagcaacagcagcagcaacaacgggTTGTCAGCGACTTCGCCGAGAGCTTCAAGAGCGTGAATGCCGCTGCGGCGGCCGCGGCGGTGGTGGCCACGCCCCATTACACCAGTGTGATTGTGGAGCCGCAGCACTATATACCCAACGATTTTGTGCATTAG
- the sim gene encoding protein single-minded isoform X1, with protein MTNQRKVRKDSYESRLHDIAKTCAMKEKSKNAARTRREKENTEFCELAKLLPLPAAITSQLDKASVIRLTTSYLKMRQVFPDGLGEAWGSSPAMQRGATIKELGSHLLQTLDGFIFVVAPDGKIMYISETASVHLGLSQVELTGNSIFEYIHSYDQDEMNAILSLHPHMHQHPLAQTHTPIGSPNGVQHPSVYGHDRGSHTIEIEKTFFLRMKCVLAKRNAGLTTSGFKVIHCSGYLKARIYPDCGDGQGSLIQNLGLVAVGHSLPSSAITEIKLHQNMFMFRAKLDMKLIFFDARVSQLTGYEPQDLIEKTLYQYIHAADIMAMRCSHQILLYKGQVTTKYYRFLTKGGGWVWVQSYATLVHNSRSSREVFIVSVNYVLSEREVKDLVLNEIQTGVVKREPISPAAQAAAAAAAAAQAVASVPVPVPVSVSLPVSVPVVVPQCASVAAPAPGTPVSLALSASPKLDPYFEPELPLSVQPQPPNAVTPVPANNNPSSNNNNGVWHHHQMQQQQQQQQGGSMDHDSLSYTQLYPPLNDLVVSSSSSVGGGTGSSAGGGSSASASSSGVYSTEMQYPDTTTGSMYYNNNNHYYYDFDATVDVATSMIRPFSANSNSCSSSSESERQLSTGNASIVNGTSPSQTTYSDLSHNFELSYFSDNSSQQQQQQHLMEHQHLQQQQHQRLQTQQQQQQQHQQYQQSQYGMPHHQQQQQQQQQQQQQQRVVSDFAESFKSVNAAAAAAAVVATPHYTSVIVEPQHYIPNDFVH; from the exons atgaCAAACCAACGCAAAGTCCGCAAGGATTCTTACGAGAGCAGATTGCACG ATATAGCCAAAACGTGTGCCATGAAGGAGAAAAGCAAAAATGCGGCACGCACGCGACGTGAAAAGGAAAACACGGAATTCTGCGAATTGGCCAAATTATTGCCACTGCCAGCGGCGATTACATCACAGCTGGACAAGGCCTCCGTCATCCGGCTGACCACATCCTATTTGAAAATGCGCCAAGTGTTTCCCGATG GACTCGGCGAAGCTTGGGGCTCCTCGCCGGCCATGCAGCGCGGGGCCACCATCAAGGAGCTGGGCTCCCATCTGCTGCAGACGCTGGACGGCTTCATCTTTGTGGTGGCGCCGGATGGCAAAATCATGTACATCTCGGAAACGGCCTCCGTGCACTTGGGCCTTAGTCAG GTGGAGCTGACGGGAAACTCGATATTCGAGTACATACACAGCTACGATCAGGACGAGATGAATGCCATACTGTCGCTCCATCCGCACATGCACCAGCATCCA CTGGCACAGACGCACACGCCCATCGGAAGTCCCAATGGTGTCCAGCACCCGTCCGTCTACGGCCACGACCGCGGCTCGCACACCATCGAGATCGAGAAGACCTTCTTCCTCCGCATGAAGTGTGTCCTGGCCAAGAGGAACGCGGGCCTCACCACCTCCGGCTTCAAG GTGATACACTGCTCTGGCTATCTGAAGGCTCGCATCTATCCCGACTGTGGGGATGGACAGGGTAGCCTGATACAGAATCTCGGCCTGGTGGCCGTGGGTCACTCGCTGCCTTCCTCTGCCATTACAGAAATCAAGCTGCACCAGAACATGTTCATGTTTCGGGCGAAGCTGGACATGAAACTGATCTTCTTCGATGCGCG AGTATCGCAGCTAACCGGATACGAGCCGCAGGACCTCATTGAGAAGACGCTGTACCAGTACATCCATGCCGCGGACATCATGGCCATGCGCTGCTCCCATCAAATCC TGCTGTACAAAGGACAAGTTACCACCAAATATTACCGCTTCCTGACCAAGGGCGGCGGCTGGGTCTGGGTGCAATCCTACGCCACGCTGGTGCACAACTCGCGCTCCTCGCGCGAGGTCTTCATTGTGAGCGTCAACTACGTGCTGAGCGAACGAGAGGTCAAAGACTTGGTGCTGAACGAGATTCAGACGGGCGTGGTGAAGCGGGAGCCGATCTCGCCGGCTGCCcaggcagccgcagcggcggcggcggcggctcaaGCGGTTGCCTCCGTCCCCGTTCCCGTACCCGTATCAGTATCCCTGCCCGTGTCCGTGCCAGTGGTGGTGCCACAGTGTGCGAGTGTAGCGGCTCCGGCGCCGGGCACGCCGGTCAGCCTGGCCCTGAGTGCCAGTCCCAAGTTGGATCCCTACTTTGAGCCGGAACTACCGCTCTCCgtgcagccgcagccgcccAATGCCGTTACGCCCGTGCCGGCCAACAACAatcccagcagcaacaacaacaatggggtgtggcaccaccaccagatgcagcagcagcaacagcagcagcagggaggcAGCATGGACCACGACAGCCTCAGCTACACGCAGCTGTACCCGCCGCTGAACGACCTGGTGgtcagctccagcagcagcgtggGCGGGGGCACAGGCTCCAGCGCCGGCGGCGGATCAAGTGCCTCAGCGTCGTCCTCCGGAGTCTACTCCACGGAGATGCAGTATCCGGACACCACAACGGGCAGCAtgtactacaacaacaacaaccactacTACTACGACTTCGATGCCACTGTGGACGTGGCCACCTCCATGATCCGCCCCTTCTCGGCCAACTCGAACAGCTGTTCGAGCAGCTCGGAGAGCGAGCGCCAGCTCTCCACAGGGAACGCGTCGATCGTGAACGGCACCTCGCCCTCGCAGACCACCTACAGCGATCTGAGCCACAACTTCGAGCTGAGCTACTTCTCCGACAACAgttcgcagcagcagcagcaacagcatctgATGGAGCATCAGcacttgcaacagcagcagcatcagcgtcTGCAgacgcaacagcagcagcagcagcagcaccagcaataCCAACAGTCACAGTACGGAATGCCCcaccatcaacagcagcagcagcagcaacagcaacagcagcagcaacaacgggTTGTCAGCGACTTCGCCGAGAGCTTCAAGAGCGTGAATGCCGCTGCGGCGGCCGCGGCGGTGGTGGCCACGCCCCATTACACCAGTGTGATTGTGGAGCCGCAGCACTATATACCCAACGATTTTGTGCATTAG
- the sim gene encoding protein single-minded isoform X2, translating to MDPKNIAKTCAMKEKSKNAARTRREKENTEFCELAKLLPLPAAITSQLDKASVIRLTTSYLKMRQVFPDGLGEAWGSSPAMQRGATIKELGSHLLQTLDGFIFVVAPDGKIMYISETASVHLGLSQVELTGNSIFEYIHSYDQDEMNAILSLHPHMHQHPLAQTHTPIGSPNGVQHPSVYGHDRGSHTIEIEKTFFLRMKCVLAKRNAGLTTSGFKVIHCSGYLKARIYPDCGDGQGSLIQNLGLVAVGHSLPSSAITEIKLHQNMFMFRAKLDMKLIFFDARVSQLTGYEPQDLIEKTLYQYIHAADIMAMRCSHQILLYKGQVTTKYYRFLTKGGGWVWVQSYATLVHNSRSSREVFIVSVNYVLSEREVKDLVLNEIQTGVVKREPISPAAQAAAAAAAAAQAVASVPVPVPVSVSLPVSVPVVVPQCASVAAPAPGTPVSLALSASPKLDPYFEPELPLSVQPQPPNAVTPVPANNNPSSNNNNGVWHHHQMQQQQQQQQGGSMDHDSLSYTQLYPPLNDLVVSSSSSVGGGTGSSAGGGSSASASSSGVYSTEMQYPDTTTGSMYYNNNNHYYYDFDATVDVATSMIRPFSANSNSCSSSSESERQLSTGNASIVNGTSPSQTTYSDLSHNFELSYFSDNSSQQQQQQHLMEHQHLQQQQHQRLQTQQQQQQQHQQYQQSQYGMPHHQQQQQQQQQQQQQQRVVSDFAESFKSVNAAAAAAAVVATPHYTSVIVEPQHYIPNDFVH from the exons ATATAGCCAAAACGTGTGCCATGAAGGAGAAAAGCAAAAATGCGGCACGCACGCGACGTGAAAAGGAAAACACGGAATTCTGCGAATTGGCCAAATTATTGCCACTGCCAGCGGCGATTACATCACAGCTGGACAAGGCCTCCGTCATCCGGCTGACCACATCCTATTTGAAAATGCGCCAAGTGTTTCCCGATG GACTCGGCGAAGCTTGGGGCTCCTCGCCGGCCATGCAGCGCGGGGCCACCATCAAGGAGCTGGGCTCCCATCTGCTGCAGACGCTGGACGGCTTCATCTTTGTGGTGGCGCCGGATGGCAAAATCATGTACATCTCGGAAACGGCCTCCGTGCACTTGGGCCTTAGTCAG GTGGAGCTGACGGGAAACTCGATATTCGAGTACATACACAGCTACGATCAGGACGAGATGAATGCCATACTGTCGCTCCATCCGCACATGCACCAGCATCCA CTGGCACAGACGCACACGCCCATCGGAAGTCCCAATGGTGTCCAGCACCCGTCCGTCTACGGCCACGACCGCGGCTCGCACACCATCGAGATCGAGAAGACCTTCTTCCTCCGCATGAAGTGTGTCCTGGCCAAGAGGAACGCGGGCCTCACCACCTCCGGCTTCAAG GTGATACACTGCTCTGGCTATCTGAAGGCTCGCATCTATCCCGACTGTGGGGATGGACAGGGTAGCCTGATACAGAATCTCGGCCTGGTGGCCGTGGGTCACTCGCTGCCTTCCTCTGCCATTACAGAAATCAAGCTGCACCAGAACATGTTCATGTTTCGGGCGAAGCTGGACATGAAACTGATCTTCTTCGATGCGCG AGTATCGCAGCTAACCGGATACGAGCCGCAGGACCTCATTGAGAAGACGCTGTACCAGTACATCCATGCCGCGGACATCATGGCCATGCGCTGCTCCCATCAAATCC TGCTGTACAAAGGACAAGTTACCACCAAATATTACCGCTTCCTGACCAAGGGCGGCGGCTGGGTCTGGGTGCAATCCTACGCCACGCTGGTGCACAACTCGCGCTCCTCGCGCGAGGTCTTCATTGTGAGCGTCAACTACGTGCTGAGCGAACGAGAGGTCAAAGACTTGGTGCTGAACGAGATTCAGACGGGCGTGGTGAAGCGGGAGCCGATCTCGCCGGCTGCCcaggcagccgcagcggcggcggcggcggctcaaGCGGTTGCCTCCGTCCCCGTTCCCGTACCCGTATCAGTATCCCTGCCCGTGTCCGTGCCAGTGGTGGTGCCACAGTGTGCGAGTGTAGCGGCTCCGGCGCCGGGCACGCCGGTCAGCCTGGCCCTGAGTGCCAGTCCCAAGTTGGATCCCTACTTTGAGCCGGAACTACCGCTCTCCgtgcagccgcagccgcccAATGCCGTTACGCCCGTGCCGGCCAACAACAatcccagcagcaacaacaacaatggggtgtggcaccaccaccagatgcagcagcagcaacagcagcagcagggaggcAGCATGGACCACGACAGCCTCAGCTACACGCAGCTGTACCCGCCGCTGAACGACCTGGTGgtcagctccagcagcagcgtggGCGGGGGCACAGGCTCCAGCGCCGGCGGCGGATCAAGTGCCTCAGCGTCGTCCTCCGGAGTCTACTCCACGGAGATGCAGTATCCGGACACCACAACGGGCAGCAtgtactacaacaacaacaaccactacTACTACGACTTCGATGCCACTGTGGACGTGGCCACCTCCATGATCCGCCCCTTCTCGGCCAACTCGAACAGCTGTTCGAGCAGCTCGGAGAGCGAGCGCCAGCTCTCCACAGGGAACGCGTCGATCGTGAACGGCACCTCGCCCTCGCAGACCACCTACAGCGATCTGAGCCACAACTTCGAGCTGAGCTACTTCTCCGACAACAgttcgcagcagcagcagcaacagcatctgATGGAGCATCAGcacttgcaacagcagcagcatcagcgtcTGCAgacgcaacagcagcagcagcagcagcaccagcaataCCAACAGTCACAGTACGGAATGCCCcaccatcaacagcagcagcagcagcaacagcaacagcagcagcaacaacgggTTGTCAGCGACTTCGCCGAGAGCTTCAAGAGCGTGAATGCCGCTGCGGCGGCCGCGGCGGTGGTGGCCACGCCCCATTACACCAGTGTGATTGTGGAGCCGCAGCACTATATACCCAACGATTTTGTGCATTAG